In Quercus robur chromosome 10, dhQueRobu3.1, whole genome shotgun sequence, a genomic segment contains:
- the LOC126704269 gene encoding uncharacterized protein LOC126704269, translated as MQTVSAIFREPVQQVLEKVKNEPFFKWPSKMVGDSSKRNPNLYCHYHQDHGHTTEDCRNLWNHLDQLVREGKLRHLLRHSSGHLGQAVQEPRKDVSFRPPIGTIHIILATPGRIGSFPSRVLSVARLPAKDGGMESKRSKKGNSLMLGFSDEDKGGTIQPHDDALVVTLRIGGFDVKRVLVDPGSAVEVMYPDLYRGLNLKPEDLMAYDSPLISFEGKTVIPKGQIRLPIQTGSKVVEVDFIVIDAYSPYTAIVARPWLHALGAMSSTLHQKVKYPSRGQVEEIGGDQTMARQCMVAVISHQSNAESSASVKNL; from the coding sequence ATGCAAACGGTTAGTGCCATATTCAGAGAGCCGGTGCAACAAGTTCTGGAGAAAGTTAAAAATGAGCCTTTCTTCAAATGGCCGAGTAAAATGGTCGGAGACTCCTCAAAGCGCAACCCGAACCTGTATTGTCATTATCATCAAGACCACGGGCATACCAccgaggattgcaggaatctatggaatcacctgGATCAGTTGGTtcgagaaggaaagttacgCCACCTTTTACGCCACTCCAGCGGTCATCTGGGCCAGGCAGTTCAAGAGCCTCGGAAAGATGTATCTTTTAGACCTCCCATAGGGACGATACACATCATCCTCGCTACCCCAGGGAGAATCGGCTCTTTTCCCTCTAGGGTACTGTCCGTGGCTCGGCTCCCCGCCAAAGATGGTGGGATGGAgtccaaaagatctaaaaaggGAAACTCACTAATGTTGGggttctcggatgaggataaggggggaactatccaacctcacgatgatgctTTGGTAGTTACATTGAGGATTGGAGGGTTCGACGTGAAGAGGGTACTAGTAGATCCGGGTAGTGCAGTGGAAGTGATGTACCCTGATCTGTACAGGGGGCTGAACCTAAAGCCTGAGGACTTAATGGCTTATGACTCTCCTCTTATAAGTTTTGAAGGGAAGACTGTCATACCAAAAGGGCAAATCAGATTACCCATACAGACCGGATCAAAGGTAGTGGAGGTGGATTTTATCGTGATCGACGCCTACTCACCCTACACGGCCATAGTAGCCAGACCTTGGCTCCACGCCCTAGGAGCTATGTCTTCTACACTTCACCAGAAGGTAAAATACCCGTCGAGGGGCCAAGTAGAAGAGATTGGTGGAGATCAAAccatggctaggcaatgcatggtAGCCGTCATCTCACACCAGTCCAATGCCGAGTCCTCGGCTTCTGTGAAGAACTTATAG